From Cellulomonas chengniuliangii, the proteins below share one genomic window:
- a CDS encoding TetR/AcrR family transcriptional regulator — protein sequence MPVRSSARSGRAPAMAPDDRRAAILEAVGPLLRERGAAVTTRELAAAACVAEGTLFRVFPDKETLVRAAVAHALDPADVVAKIAAIPDDEPLRPALREAVRLMQDRARQVVDLLVVAHHLPGGPHPANAHAHGAPPGGGRHRHPAMEPVVGAMARLLSAHAGELRRPPQECAHVLLALVLSTQRTGMWGDGVSLKADDLVDIALNGLVIPGEA from the coding sequence ATGCCCGTACGCTCCTCCGCCCGCTCCGGCCGCGCGCCCGCGATGGCACCCGACGACCGGCGCGCCGCGATCCTCGAAGCCGTGGGCCCGTTGCTCCGCGAACGGGGCGCCGCTGTGACGACGCGCGAGCTCGCCGCCGCCGCCTGTGTCGCCGAGGGCACGCTGTTCCGGGTCTTCCCCGACAAGGAGACGCTGGTGCGCGCCGCGGTCGCCCACGCGCTCGACCCGGCGGACGTGGTCGCCAAGATCGCCGCGATCCCCGACGACGAGCCCCTCCGGCCCGCCCTGCGCGAGGCGGTGCGCCTGATGCAGGATCGCGCGCGGCAGGTGGTGGACCTGCTCGTGGTGGCCCACCACCTGCCGGGCGGCCCGCACCCCGCCAACGCGCACGCGCACGGGGCGCCGCCCGGCGGCGGGCGCCACCGGCACCCGGCGATGGAGCCGGTCGTCGGGGCCATGGCCAGGCTGCTGTCGGCCCACGCCGGCGAGCTGCGCCGCCCGCCGCAGGAGTGCGCGCACGTCCTGCTCGCGCTCGTCCTCTCCACGCAGCGGACGGGGATGTGGGGCGATGGCGTCAGCCTGAAGGCCGACGACCTCGTCGACATCGCCCTCAACGGGCTCGTGATCCCCGGGGAGGCGTGA
- a CDS encoding SPFH domain-containing protein, whose protein sequence is MFDENLDPGQVLGLIVLGLVVIFVVVALARAVRIVPQAVAVVVERLGRYSRTLDAGLHLLIPFVDRVRAAVDLREQVVSFPPQPVITSDNLVVSIDTVIYFQVTDPKSAVYEIANYITGIEQLTVTTLRNVIGSMDLEQTLTSRDQINGQLRGVLDEATGRWGIRVNRVELKAIDPPASVQGSMEQQMRAERDRRAAILTAEGVKQSQILTAEGEKQAAILRAEGSAQAAILNAEGEARAILQVFDAVHRGDADPKLLAYQYLQTLPKVASSPANKVWVIPSELTGALGQFVQGFAGMGGTPPSGGGGQHTQESSEPMASGLPSVALKDPAEALAEARRDSQAATEDATSAGTLSGLPFDPSAELGQRPVVPRREEPSVTPEPRPEAAPLTPSEPLEDVDPIVPPAEPGEGGDR, encoded by the coding sequence GTGTTCGACGAGAACCTCGACCCCGGGCAGGTGCTGGGGCTGATCGTGCTGGGCCTAGTCGTCATCTTCGTGGTGGTGGCGCTCGCGCGGGCGGTGCGGATCGTGCCGCAAGCCGTCGCGGTGGTGGTCGAGCGGCTCGGGCGGTACTCGCGCACCCTCGACGCCGGGCTGCACCTGCTGATCCCCTTCGTCGATCGCGTGCGAGCCGCCGTCGACCTGCGCGAGCAAGTGGTGTCGTTCCCCCCGCAGCCGGTCATCACCTCCGACAACCTGGTCGTGAGCATCGACACGGTCATCTACTTCCAGGTGACCGACCCCAAGTCCGCGGTCTACGAGATCGCCAACTACATCACCGGCATCGAGCAGCTGACCGTCACCACACTGCGCAACGTGATCGGCTCGATGGACCTCGAGCAGACGCTCACCAGCCGCGACCAGATCAACGGGCAGCTGCGCGGTGTGCTGGACGAGGCCACCGGGCGCTGGGGCATCCGCGTCAACCGGGTCGAGCTCAAGGCGATCGACCCGCCCGCCTCCGTGCAGGGCTCGATGGAGCAGCAGATGCGCGCCGAGCGGGACCGTCGCGCGGCGATCCTGACGGCGGAGGGCGTCAAGCAGAGCCAGATCCTCACCGCCGAGGGCGAGAAGCAGGCGGCGATCCTTCGGGCCGAGGGCTCGGCGCAGGCCGCCATCCTCAACGCCGAGGGCGAGGCCCGCGCGATCCTCCAGGTCTTCGACGCGGTGCACCGCGGGGACGCCGACCCCAAGCTGCTGGCCTACCAGTACCTGCAGACCCTGCCGAAGGTGGCCTCCAGTCCCGCCAACAAGGTGTGGGTGATCCCCTCGGAGCTGACCGGCGCCCTGGGGCAGTTCGTGCAGGGGTTCGCCGGGATGGGCGGGACGCCGCCGTCCGGCGGGGGAGGGCAGCACACTCAGGAGTCCTCCGAGCCGATGGCCTCCGGGCTGCCGTCGGTGGCGCTCAAGGACCCCGCGGAGGCGCTCGCCGAGGCTCGGCGGGACTCGCAGGCGGCCACGGAGGATGCCACGAGCGCGGGCACGCTCAGCGGGCTCCCTTTCGACCCGTCGGCCGAGCTCGGCCAGCGTCCCGTCGTGCCGCGGCGCGAGGAGCCCTCCGTGACGCCGGAGCCGCGTCCCGAGGCGGCGCCGCTCACACCGTCGGAACCACTCGAGGACGTGGACCCGATCGTGCCCCCGGCCGAGCCAGGGGAGGGAGGCGACCGCTAG
- a CDS encoding NfeD family protein: protein MNGGWLWWVGGGLLLGIAEMISLDLIFLMLAGGAIAGAVANALGASIPVQIIVAAGVAVVLLFALRPWLLRHLRTRTTLVETNAAALVGRTAVVLAPTTDAGGRVKLAGEVWSARADRAGAVFRPGDEVLVSRIDGATAVVIAEQDAPRM, encoded by the coding sequence ATGAACGGCGGATGGCTGTGGTGGGTGGGCGGCGGACTGCTGCTCGGCATCGCCGAGATGATCTCGCTCGACCTGATCTTCCTCATGCTGGCCGGCGGCGCGATCGCCGGCGCGGTCGCGAACGCGCTGGGCGCCTCGATCCCGGTGCAGATCATCGTGGCCGCCGGGGTCGCGGTGGTGCTCCTCTTCGCGCTACGGCCGTGGCTCTTGCGGCATCTGCGGACGCGCACCACGCTGGTAGAGACGAATGCCGCCGCGTTGGTCGGGCGCACCGCGGTGGTGCTCGCGCCGACCACCGACGCGGGCGGCCGGGTCAAGCTGGCGGGCGAGGTCTGGTCGGCGCGGGCCGACCGGGCGGGGGCCGTCTTCCGGCCGGGGGACGAGGTGCTGGTCAGCCGGATCGACGGCGCCACCGCGGTGGTGATCGCGGAGCAGGACGCACCGCGCATGTGA
- a CDS encoding TetR/AcrR family transcriptional regulator: MAESGDRPDGRIERGNRTRAAVLSRAVQIASTDGLAELSLGRLASEVGVSKSGIFTLFGSKQSLQLATIEAARAVFVEHVVGPAREAPDGLDRLHALCSLWLDYSRARVFAGGCFFSAVTAEFDSRTGPVRAAVVDSYAAWSRHVRSIAARAVDSGDMVEGTDVDQLEFELTSLLEMANTLSLLHGDDAVYERALVAVEDRLGRAASQPERRPWAHRAAARQR; the protein is encoded by the coding sequence ATGGCCGAGAGCGGAGACCGCCCCGACGGACGTATCGAACGGGGCAACCGCACCCGGGCGGCGGTGCTGTCGCGTGCCGTGCAAATCGCGTCGACGGACGGGCTGGCAGAGCTCTCCCTCGGGCGGCTCGCCAGCGAGGTCGGCGTCAGCAAGAGCGGCATCTTCACGCTCTTCGGCTCCAAGCAGTCGCTGCAGCTCGCCACCATCGAGGCCGCACGTGCCGTCTTCGTCGAGCACGTGGTGGGCCCGGCGCGCGAGGCGCCCGACGGGCTCGACCGCCTGCACGCGCTGTGCTCCCTGTGGCTCGACTACTCTCGCGCCCGGGTGTTCGCCGGCGGGTGCTTCTTCTCGGCGGTCACGGCCGAGTTCGACTCGCGCACCGGGCCCGTGCGGGCCGCGGTCGTCGACTCGTACGCCGCCTGGTCTCGGCACGTCCGCTCCATCGCCGCCAGGGCGGTGGACTCCGGGGATATGGTCGAGGGGACAGACGTCGACCAGCTCGAGTTCGAGCTCACCTCGTTGCTCGAGATGGCCAACACGCTGTCGTTGCTGCACGGGGACGACGCTGTGTACGAGCGGGCGCTGGTGGCGGTCGAGGATCGGCTCGGCCGGGCGGCCAGCCAGCCCGAACGGCGCCCGTGGGCCCACCGGGCAGCCGCGCGGCAGCGATAG
- a CDS encoding ABC transporter ATP-binding protein, with the protein MSDVLDLQDVSIRRGATTILDGVSWTVRDGERWVVLGRNGAGKTTLLQIAAGRMHPSSGTADLLGSRMGRVDVFELRPRIGLSSAALADRIPAGELVRDVVLTAAYGVTGRWRESYEKLDEGRATDLMAAFGVAHLADRRFGTLSEGERKRAQIARSLMTDPELLLLDEPAAGLDLGGREELVGALAELARDRRSPVMVLVTHHVEEIPPGFTHLMLLRDGRVHAAGPIEETLTPENLSSAFGIDLVVDRHGERWAARAA; encoded by the coding sequence ATGAGTGACGTGCTCGACCTGCAGGACGTGTCCATCCGGCGTGGCGCCACGACGATCCTTGACGGGGTGTCGTGGACCGTGCGCGACGGCGAGCGGTGGGTGGTGCTGGGGCGCAACGGCGCCGGCAAGACGACGTTGCTGCAGATCGCGGCCGGTCGGATGCACCCCTCCTCGGGCACGGCGGACCTGCTGGGCTCGCGGATGGGGCGGGTCGACGTGTTCGAGCTGCGCCCGCGCATCGGGCTGTCCAGCGCCGCGCTCGCGGACAGGATCCCCGCGGGCGAGCTGGTGCGGGACGTCGTCCTCACCGCCGCCTACGGGGTGACGGGCCGGTGGCGCGAGTCCTACGAGAAGCTCGACGAGGGCCGGGCAACGGACCTGATGGCCGCTTTCGGCGTGGCGCACCTGGCGGACCGCCGGTTCGGAACCCTGAGCGAGGGGGAGCGCAAGCGGGCGCAGATCGCGCGCTCGCTGATGACCGACCCCGAGCTGCTGCTGCTCGACGAGCCTGCCGCGGGCCTCGACCTCGGTGGGCGCGAGGAGCTGGTCGGCGCGCTCGCCGAGCTGGCACGCGACCGCCGCTCCCCGGTGATGGTGCTGGTGACGCACCACGTCGAGGAGATCCCGCCGGGCTTCACGCACCTGATGCTGCTGCGCGACGGCCGGGTGCACGCCGCCGGCCCGATCGAGGAGACGCTCACGCCGGAGAACCTCTCGTCGGCCTTCGGCATCGACCTCGTGGTGGACCGCCACGGCGAGCGCTGGGCTGCGCGCGCCGCCTGA
- the glgA gene encoding glycogen synthase, whose translation MRIDLLTREYPPHVYGGAGVHVAELAAVLRRSIDVRVQCFDGGRAEPGVVGHTVPVELAEANPALATFGVDLEIADAVGRPGDRIAEHDVDGPAELVHSHTWYANLAGRLAALQYGIPHVVTAHSLEPLRPWKAEQLGGGYALSSWAERAAFESADAVIAVSAGMREDILRSYPQIDPARVHVVHNGIDLDGWQRPTDAEDLARADAVVRGLGIDPDRPSVVFVGRITRQKGLPYLLRAAEALPPEVQLVLCAGAPDTPEIAAEVSGLVADLRAKRDGVVWIEQMLPRPDLVAVLASGTVFVCPSVYEPLGIVNLEAMAVGLPVVGTATGGIPEVVDDGVTGVLVPIDQVQDGTGAPVDPEKFVADLGAALVRAVGDPERAAQMGVASRVRVEEHFSWDAVAERTLEVYRSVLPG comes from the coding sequence GTGCGGATCGACCTGTTGACCCGGGAGTACCCGCCTCACGTGTACGGCGGGGCGGGCGTGCACGTGGCCGAGCTCGCGGCCGTCCTGCGGCGCAGCATCGACGTGCGGGTCCAGTGCTTCGACGGGGGGCGGGCCGAGCCAGGCGTGGTCGGCCACACGGTCCCGGTCGAGCTGGCGGAGGCGAACCCGGCGCTGGCGACGTTCGGCGTCGACCTCGAGATCGCCGACGCGGTGGGCCGGCCGGGCGACCGGATCGCCGAGCACGACGTGGACGGCCCCGCCGAGCTCGTCCACTCGCACACCTGGTACGCGAACCTCGCCGGGCGGCTGGCCGCCCTCCAGTACGGCATCCCGCACGTCGTGACCGCGCACAGCCTCGAGCCGCTGCGGCCGTGGAAGGCCGAGCAGCTCGGTGGCGGCTACGCGCTGTCGAGCTGGGCCGAGCGCGCCGCGTTCGAGTCCGCCGACGCGGTCATCGCGGTCAGCGCGGGCATGCGGGAGGACATCCTGCGCAGCTATCCGCAGATCGACCCGGCCCGCGTGCACGTGGTGCACAACGGCATCGACCTCGACGGCTGGCAGCGCCCGACCGACGCTGAGGATCTCGCCCGCGCGGACGCGGTGGTCCGCGGGCTGGGGATCGACCCGGATCGCCCCTCGGTGGTCTTCGTCGGGCGCATCACCCGGCAGAAGGGCCTGCCCTACCTGCTGCGCGCCGCCGAGGCGCTGCCGCCCGAGGTCCAGCTCGTGCTGTGCGCCGGCGCGCCCGACACCCCCGAGATCGCGGCCGAGGTCAGCGGGCTCGTGGCGGACCTGCGGGCCAAGCGCGACGGCGTGGTGTGGATCGAGCAGATGCTCCCGCGCCCCGACCTCGTCGCGGTGCTCGCGAGCGGCACGGTGTTCGTGTGCCCCTCGGTGTACGAGCCGCTCGGCATCGTCAACCTGGAGGCCATGGCGGTGGGGCTGCCCGTGGTGGGCACCGCCACCGGGGGCATCCCCGAGGTCGTCGACGACGGCGTGACGGGCGTGCTCGTGCCCATCGACCAGGTGCAGGACGGCACCGGCGCCCCGGTCGACCCCGAGAAGTTCGTGGCCGACCTCGGCGCCGCGCTCGTGCGGGCGGTGGGGGACCCGGAGCGGGCCGCGCAGATGGGCGTGGCCTCGCGGGTCCGCGTCGAGGAGCACTTCTCCTGGGACGCGGTCGCCGAGCGCACCCTGGAGGTGTACCGCTCGGTGCTCCCCGGCTGA
- a CDS encoding glucose-1-phosphate adenylyltransferase, with product MAAPRILAIVLAGGEGKRLMPLTAARAKPAVPFGGIYRLVDFALSNLVNSHYLHIVVLTQYKSHSLDRHVTKTWRMSSLLGNYVAPVPAQQRVGKHWYLGSADAIYQCLNIIDDERPDIVVVVGADHVYRMDFSQMVDQHIASGAELTVAGIRQPIAMSDQFGVIETSADDPTRITAFREKPTDPVGLPDSPHEILASMGNYVVNTDALVRAVTADAENPTSRHDMGGDLVPAFVERGTAGVYDFIRNDVPGSTPRDRDYWRDVGTLDSYYDANQDLISIEPVFNLYNYEWPLHTGYTGLPPAKFVHAGAGRLGHAADSLVSPGVLVSGATVSGSVLSPGVYLHSWAQVTDSVLMDGVQVNRYAQVHRSILDKNVVVPERARVGLDREHDLARGFTVTESGITVVPKGTIIEA from the coding sequence ATGGCAGCGCCGCGCATCCTCGCGATCGTCCTTGCAGGTGGAGAGGGCAAGAGACTCATGCCCCTGACCGCGGCCCGGGCCAAGCCCGCCGTGCCGTTCGGTGGCATCTACCGCCTGGTCGACTTCGCCCTCTCGAACCTCGTGAACTCCCACTACCTGCACATCGTCGTGCTCACGCAGTACAAGTCCCACAGCCTCGACCGCCACGTCACCAAGACGTGGCGCATGTCCTCGCTGCTCGGCAACTACGTCGCCCCGGTGCCCGCGCAGCAGCGCGTGGGCAAGCACTGGTACCTCGGCAGCGCCGACGCGATCTACCAGTGCCTGAACATCATCGACGACGAGCGGCCGGACATCGTCGTCGTGGTCGGCGCGGACCACGTGTACCGCATGGACTTCTCCCAGATGGTCGACCAGCACATCGCCTCGGGCGCCGAGCTGACCGTCGCGGGCATCCGCCAGCCCATCGCGATGTCCGACCAGTTCGGCGTCATCGAGACCTCCGCGGACGACCCCACGCGCATCACGGCGTTCCGCGAGAAGCCGACCGACCCGGTCGGCCTGCCGGACTCGCCGCACGAGATCCTCGCCTCGATGGGCAACTACGTCGTCAACACCGACGCGCTGGTGCGCGCCGTCACGGCCGACGCGGAGAACCCGACCTCGCGGCACGACATGGGCGGCGACCTGGTGCCGGCCTTCGTCGAGCGCGGGACCGCCGGGGTCTACGACTTCATCCGCAACGACGTGCCCGGGTCGACGCCGCGCGACCGGGACTACTGGCGCGACGTCGGGACGCTCGACTCGTACTACGACGCGAACCAGGACCTCATCTCGATCGAGCCGGTGTTCAACCTCTACAACTACGAGTGGCCGCTGCACACCGGCTACACGGGCCTGCCGCCCGCCAAGTTCGTCCACGCGGGCGCCGGGCGCCTCGGCCACGCGGCCGACTCGCTCGTCTCCCCCGGCGTGCTCGTGTCCGGGGCCACGGTGTCCGGCTCGGTGCTGTCCCCCGGCGTGTACCTGCACTCATGGGCCCAGGTCACCGACTCAGTGCTGATGGACGGCGTGCAGGTCAACCGGTACGCGCAGGTGCACCGGTCGATCCTCGACAAGAACGTCGTGGTGCCGGAGCGCGCCCGGGTCGGCCTGGACCGCGAGCATGACCTAGCGCGCGGATTCACCGTGACCGAGTCGGGCATCACCGTGGTGCCGAAGGGGACGATCATCGAGGCGTGA